A region from the Hippoglossus hippoglossus isolate fHipHip1 chromosome 18, fHipHip1.pri, whole genome shotgun sequence genome encodes:
- the si:dkey-33c9.6 gene encoding active breakpoint cluster region-related protein isoform X3, with translation MDLYQEAVFYLETQDVPVEPGAAVEAGVLEEDVLQEELVSPLHSQSMDFPAIPKSCSPEEMLERRLVVLKGIVESEEVYLSELEALLTPMKALRASAGTSQPVLSSQQVRTVFYQVPELRDMHQSFYSGLKARLSAHCHTGLGEQRETSHAASDLTVGDLFLKIVNQIGLYGGFIENYEEAVAIVGKCTQSDPRFRTLAESMMSNNTADKARTKHTFEALLYKPLDRVTKTTLVLHDLLKTTPANHTDHVALQEALRLSRSFLSGVNESSQSKREVTLSHGLRRKLMRDGFVVDVSEGERNLRHIFLYTDLLLCTRFKHATRGKQDQYRFCWYLPLAGLKLRWSSDHEPDTRLRLQAIRTKMFVLRQQLQQQAGSRGLMAAARTRKKLEQTELMLLTQSPLYRLELHSPSGKSHNVLLPSLYELEEWREAVHKLTTQNIETVPPDLLTLTSTCVKLRMTQQPPLQSSNPVENEASLCGTLSVAVHSACGLQQPACVYVCLEVDGYDFYDKQAQTHSSVQSINPQWDQELSFQVDGAQNLRVICVSQSDRQDDAVLGKTALKLESKSLSKRWRRQTLQFGRVEVTVSLRYSPHPLEPPSSTAPHLPIFCVPIETVAQQEGALVPRLVRCCVEEVERRGLAEVGIYRISGSASEINTLKAAFDSNLREAVTRLRSIEVNVVSGVLKLYLRELPESLIPTELFHTLARTLDIQDMNSRLVSMLSLLQSCPDTKRCTFLYLMHHLQRVSERQHVNKMSLLNLATVFGPSLLRPPVAVNISHQVVVQVQVVHCYLQCNNLPEAQVSVPHDPEDDDDDETTHT, from the exons ATGGACCTCTACCAGGAGGCCGTGTTTTATCTAGAGACACAAGATGTACCAG TGGAGCCTGGTGCTGCAGTGGAGGCTGGTGTCCTGGAGGAGGATGTGctccaggaggagctggtgtcTCCTCTCCATTCACAAAGTATGGACTTCCCTGCCATCCCT AAGTCGTGCAGCCCAGAGGAAATGCTGGAGAGGAGGCTCGTGGTCCTGAAAGGCATCGTGGAGAGTGAGGAGGTGTATCTGAGCGAGCTGGAGGCCCTGCTgacg CCCATGAAGGCTCTGCGGGCCTCGGCTGGGACGTCCCAGCCGGTTCTGTCCAGTCAGCAGGTCCGGACAGTTTTCTACCAGGTGCCCGAGCTCAGAGACATGCACCAAAGCTTCTACTCTGGTCTGAAGGCCCGGCTGAGCGCTCACTGCCACACAGGTCtgggtgagcagagagagacgagCCACGCGGCCTCCGACCTGACTGTGGGGGACCTGTTTCTGAAAATA GTGAACCAGATCGGTCTGTACGGTGGCTTCATAGAAAACTATGAGGAGGCTGTTGCAATTGTTGGAAAGTGCACGCAGTCGGACCCTCGCTTCCGAACTCTGGCCGAG agcatGATGTCGAACAACACTGCAGACAAAGCTCGcaccaaacacacatttgaag CTCTACTGTATAAACCTTTGGACAGAGTCACCAAGACCACACTTGTGCTGCAT GACCTCCTGAAGACGACGCCAGCGAACCATACAGATCACGTAGCTTTACAGGAAGCTCTGAGATTGTCCCGCAGCTTCCTGTCTGGCGTCAATGAGAGTTCACAGTCCAAACGAGAGGTCACCCTCAGTCACGGCTTG AGACGTAAGTTGATGCGTGACGGCTTCGTGGTGGACGTGAGCGAGGGGGAACGCAACCTGCGCCACATCTTCCTCTACACTGACCTCCTGCTGTGCACCAGATTCAAACATGCAACCAGAGG gaaGCAGGACCAGTACAGGTTCTGCTGGTATCTTCCTCTCGCTGGTCTCAAACTGCGCTGGTCCTCAGATCATGAACCGGACACACGCCTCCGCCTACAAGCCATAAGAACCAAGATGTTCGTCCTccggcagcagctgcagcaacaaGCA GGATCCAGAGGCCTGATGGCGGCGGCTCGTACCCGGAAGAAACTGGAGCAAACGGAGCTGATGCTGCTCACACAGTCGCCTCTTTATAGACTGGAGCTGCACAGCCCCAGTGgaaag agTCACAatgtcctcctcccctccttgtATGAGCTTGAAGAATGGAGAGAAGCCGTTCACAAACTCACCACACAGA ACATAGAAACGGTCCCTCCAGACCTGCTCACTCTCACCAGTACATGTGTGAAACTGAGGATGACTCAGCAGCCGCCACTACAGTCCTCCAACCCCG TAGAGAACGAGGCCTCATTGTGTGGGACTCTGAGCGTCGCGGTTCACTCTGCCTGTGGCCTGCAGCAACCGGCCT gtgtgtatgtgtgcctgGAAGTGGACGGCTATGACTTTTATGATAAACAGGCCCAGACGCACTCTTCAGTCCAAAGCATCAACCCACAATGGGACCAG GAGCTGTCGTTCCAGGTGGACGGGGCTCAGAACCTCAGGGTGATCTGTGTGAGTCAGTCTGACAGACAGGACGACGCTGTCCTGGGAAAAACTGCTCTCAAG ctGGAGTCTAAATCCCTGAGTAAGCGATGGAGGAGACAGACGCTGCAGTTCGGCCGAGTGGAGGTGACCGTGTCCCTGAGGTACAGTCCCCACCCGCTGGAGCCGCCCAGCTCCACGGCCCCACACCTCCCCATCTTCTGTGTCCCCATTGAAACCGTGGCGCA ACAGGAGGGGGCGCTGGTTCCCCGTCTGGTGCGGTGctgtgtggaggaggtggagcggaGAGGCTTGGCCGAGGTGGGAATCTACAGGATTTCAGGGAGCGCCAGTGAAATCAACACGCTCAAGGCTGCGTTCGACAGca ATCTGCGTGAAGCTGTAACCAGGCTGAGAAGCATCGAGGTGAACGTGGTCTCTGGTGTTCTCAAGCTGTACCTGAGAGAACTGCCCGAGTCGCTCATACCCACTGAGCTGTTCCACACGCTGGCCAGGACGCTGG ACATCCAGGACATGAACTCGCGTCTCGTCTCCATGCTGTCCCTGCTGCAGTCCTGTCCCGACACCAAGCGCTGCACCTTCCTCTACCTCATGCACCACCTGCAACG AGTGTCCGAGAGGCAACACGTCAACAAGATGTCTCTGCTGAACCTGGCCACAGTGTTTGGTCCCAGCCTGTTACGCCCCCCTGTGGCTGTGAATATCTCCCATCAGGTGGTGGTGCAG gtccAGGTGGTTCACTGCTACCTGCAGTGCAACAACCTCCCTGAAGCCCAGGTCTCTGTGCCACATGACCCTGAagacgatgacgatgacgagACCACCCACACGTGA
- the si:dkey-33c9.6 gene encoding active breakpoint cluster region-related protein isoform X1 yields the protein MDLYQEAVFYLETQDVPVEPGAAVEAGVLEEDVLQEELVSPLHSQSMDFPAIPKSCSPEEMLERRLVVLKGIVESEEVYLSELEALLTPMKALRASAGTSQPVLSSQQVRTVFYQVPELRDMHQSFYSGLKARLSAHCHTGLGEQRETSHAASDLTVGDLFLKIVNQIGLYGGFIENYEEAVAIVGKCTQSDPRFRTLAESMMSNNTADKARTKHTFEALLYKPLDRVTKTTLVLHDLLKTTPANHTDHVALQEALRLSRSFLSGVNESSQSKREVTLSHGLRRKLMRDGFVVDVSEGERNLRHIFLYTDLLLCTRFKHATRGKQDQYRFCWYLPLAGLKLRWSSDHEPDTRLRLQAIRTKMFVLRQQLQQQAGSRGLMAAARTRKKLEQTELMLLTQSPLYRLELHSPSGKSHNVLLPSLYELEEWREAVHKLTTQNIETVPPDLLTLTSTCVKLRMTQQPPLQSSNPVENEASLCGTLSVAVHSACGLQQPACVYVCLEVDGYDFYDKQAQTHSSVQSINPQWDQELSFQVDGAQNLRVICVSQSDRQDDAVLGKTALKLESKSLSKRWRRQTLQFGRVEVTVSLRYSPHPLEPPSSTAPHLPIFCVPIETVAQQEGALVPRLVRCCVEEVERRGLAEVGIYRISGSASEINTLKAAFDSNLREAVTRLRSIEVNVVSGVLKLYLRELPESLIPTELFHTLARTLDIQDMNSRLVSMLSLLQSCPDTKRCTFLYLMHHLQRVSERQHVNKMSLLNLATVFGPSLLRPPVAVNISHQVVVQVQVVHCYLQCNNLPEAQVSVPHDPEDDDDDETTHTPPQTADGLRQLQVT from the exons ATGGACCTCTACCAGGAGGCCGTGTTTTATCTAGAGACACAAGATGTACCAG TGGAGCCTGGTGCTGCAGTGGAGGCTGGTGTCCTGGAGGAGGATGTGctccaggaggagctggtgtcTCCTCTCCATTCACAAAGTATGGACTTCCCTGCCATCCCT AAGTCGTGCAGCCCAGAGGAAATGCTGGAGAGGAGGCTCGTGGTCCTGAAAGGCATCGTGGAGAGTGAGGAGGTGTATCTGAGCGAGCTGGAGGCCCTGCTgacg CCCATGAAGGCTCTGCGGGCCTCGGCTGGGACGTCCCAGCCGGTTCTGTCCAGTCAGCAGGTCCGGACAGTTTTCTACCAGGTGCCCGAGCTCAGAGACATGCACCAAAGCTTCTACTCTGGTCTGAAGGCCCGGCTGAGCGCTCACTGCCACACAGGTCtgggtgagcagagagagacgagCCACGCGGCCTCCGACCTGACTGTGGGGGACCTGTTTCTGAAAATA GTGAACCAGATCGGTCTGTACGGTGGCTTCATAGAAAACTATGAGGAGGCTGTTGCAATTGTTGGAAAGTGCACGCAGTCGGACCCTCGCTTCCGAACTCTGGCCGAG agcatGATGTCGAACAACACTGCAGACAAAGCTCGcaccaaacacacatttgaag CTCTACTGTATAAACCTTTGGACAGAGTCACCAAGACCACACTTGTGCTGCAT GACCTCCTGAAGACGACGCCAGCGAACCATACAGATCACGTAGCTTTACAGGAAGCTCTGAGATTGTCCCGCAGCTTCCTGTCTGGCGTCAATGAGAGTTCACAGTCCAAACGAGAGGTCACCCTCAGTCACGGCTTG AGACGTAAGTTGATGCGTGACGGCTTCGTGGTGGACGTGAGCGAGGGGGAACGCAACCTGCGCCACATCTTCCTCTACACTGACCTCCTGCTGTGCACCAGATTCAAACATGCAACCAGAGG gaaGCAGGACCAGTACAGGTTCTGCTGGTATCTTCCTCTCGCTGGTCTCAAACTGCGCTGGTCCTCAGATCATGAACCGGACACACGCCTCCGCCTACAAGCCATAAGAACCAAGATGTTCGTCCTccggcagcagctgcagcaacaaGCA GGATCCAGAGGCCTGATGGCGGCGGCTCGTACCCGGAAGAAACTGGAGCAAACGGAGCTGATGCTGCTCACACAGTCGCCTCTTTATAGACTGGAGCTGCACAGCCCCAGTGgaaag agTCACAatgtcctcctcccctccttgtATGAGCTTGAAGAATGGAGAGAAGCCGTTCACAAACTCACCACACAGA ACATAGAAACGGTCCCTCCAGACCTGCTCACTCTCACCAGTACATGTGTGAAACTGAGGATGACTCAGCAGCCGCCACTACAGTCCTCCAACCCCG TAGAGAACGAGGCCTCATTGTGTGGGACTCTGAGCGTCGCGGTTCACTCTGCCTGTGGCCTGCAGCAACCGGCCT gtgtgtatgtgtgcctgGAAGTGGACGGCTATGACTTTTATGATAAACAGGCCCAGACGCACTCTTCAGTCCAAAGCATCAACCCACAATGGGACCAG GAGCTGTCGTTCCAGGTGGACGGGGCTCAGAACCTCAGGGTGATCTGTGTGAGTCAGTCTGACAGACAGGACGACGCTGTCCTGGGAAAAACTGCTCTCAAG ctGGAGTCTAAATCCCTGAGTAAGCGATGGAGGAGACAGACGCTGCAGTTCGGCCGAGTGGAGGTGACCGTGTCCCTGAGGTACAGTCCCCACCCGCTGGAGCCGCCCAGCTCCACGGCCCCACACCTCCCCATCTTCTGTGTCCCCATTGAAACCGTGGCGCA ACAGGAGGGGGCGCTGGTTCCCCGTCTGGTGCGGTGctgtgtggaggaggtggagcggaGAGGCTTGGCCGAGGTGGGAATCTACAGGATTTCAGGGAGCGCCAGTGAAATCAACACGCTCAAGGCTGCGTTCGACAGca ATCTGCGTGAAGCTGTAACCAGGCTGAGAAGCATCGAGGTGAACGTGGTCTCTGGTGTTCTCAAGCTGTACCTGAGAGAACTGCCCGAGTCGCTCATACCCACTGAGCTGTTCCACACGCTGGCCAGGACGCTGG ACATCCAGGACATGAACTCGCGTCTCGTCTCCATGCTGTCCCTGCTGCAGTCCTGTCCCGACACCAAGCGCTGCACCTTCCTCTACCTCATGCACCACCTGCAACG AGTGTCCGAGAGGCAACACGTCAACAAGATGTCTCTGCTGAACCTGGCCACAGTGTTTGGTCCCAGCCTGTTACGCCCCCCTGTGGCTGTGAATATCTCCCATCAGGTGGTGGTGCAG gtccAGGTGGTTCACTGCTACCTGCAGTGCAACAACCTCCCTGAAGCCCAGGTCTCTGTGCCACATGACCCTGAagacgatgacgatgacgagACCACCCACAC GCCTCCTCAGACAGCAGATGGACTCCGGCAGCTCCAAGTAACGTGA
- the si:dkey-33c9.6 gene encoding active breakpoint cluster region-related protein isoform X4, which produces MDLYQEAVFYLETQDVPVEPGAAVEAGVLEEDVLQEELVSPLHSQSMDFPAIPKSCSPEEMLERRLVVLKGIVESEEVYLSELEALLTPMKALRASAGTSQPVLSSQQVRTVFYQVPELRDMHQSFYSGLKARLSAHCHTGLGEQRETSHAASDLTVGDLFLKIVNQIGLYGGFIENYEEAVAIVGKCTQSDPRFRTLAESMMSNNTADKARTKHTFEALLYKPLDRVTKTTLVLHDLLKTTPANHTDHVALQEALRLSRSFLSGVNESSQSKREVTLSHGLRRKLMRDGFVVDVSEGERNLRHIFLYTDLLLCTRFKHATRGKQDQYRFCWYLPLAGLKLRWSSDHEPDTRLRLQAIRTKMFVLRQQLQQQAGSRGLMAAARTRKKLEQTELMLLTQSPLYRLELHSPSGKSHNVLLPSLYELEEWREAVHKLTTQNIETVPPDLLTLTSTCVKLRMTQQPPLQSSNPENEASLCGTLSVAVHSACGLQQPACVYVCLEVDGYDFYDKQAQTHSSVQSINPQWDQELSFQVDGAQNLRVICVSQSDRQDDAVLGKTALKLESKSLSKRWRRQTLQFGRVEVTVSLRYSPHPLEPPSSTAPHLPIFCVPIETVAQQEGALVPRLVRCCVEEVERRGLAEVGIYRISGSASEINTLKAAFDSNLREAVTRLRSIEVNVVSGVLKLYLRELPESLIPTELFHTLARTLDIQDMNSRLVSMLSLLQSCPDTKRCTFLYLMHHLQRVSERQHVNKMSLLNLATVFGPSLLRPPVAVNISHQVVVQVQVVHCYLQCNNLPEAQVSVPHDPEDDDDDETTHT; this is translated from the exons ATGGACCTCTACCAGGAGGCCGTGTTTTATCTAGAGACACAAGATGTACCAG TGGAGCCTGGTGCTGCAGTGGAGGCTGGTGTCCTGGAGGAGGATGTGctccaggaggagctggtgtcTCCTCTCCATTCACAAAGTATGGACTTCCCTGCCATCCCT AAGTCGTGCAGCCCAGAGGAAATGCTGGAGAGGAGGCTCGTGGTCCTGAAAGGCATCGTGGAGAGTGAGGAGGTGTATCTGAGCGAGCTGGAGGCCCTGCTgacg CCCATGAAGGCTCTGCGGGCCTCGGCTGGGACGTCCCAGCCGGTTCTGTCCAGTCAGCAGGTCCGGACAGTTTTCTACCAGGTGCCCGAGCTCAGAGACATGCACCAAAGCTTCTACTCTGGTCTGAAGGCCCGGCTGAGCGCTCACTGCCACACAGGTCtgggtgagcagagagagacgagCCACGCGGCCTCCGACCTGACTGTGGGGGACCTGTTTCTGAAAATA GTGAACCAGATCGGTCTGTACGGTGGCTTCATAGAAAACTATGAGGAGGCTGTTGCAATTGTTGGAAAGTGCACGCAGTCGGACCCTCGCTTCCGAACTCTGGCCGAG agcatGATGTCGAACAACACTGCAGACAAAGCTCGcaccaaacacacatttgaag CTCTACTGTATAAACCTTTGGACAGAGTCACCAAGACCACACTTGTGCTGCAT GACCTCCTGAAGACGACGCCAGCGAACCATACAGATCACGTAGCTTTACAGGAAGCTCTGAGATTGTCCCGCAGCTTCCTGTCTGGCGTCAATGAGAGTTCACAGTCCAAACGAGAGGTCACCCTCAGTCACGGCTTG AGACGTAAGTTGATGCGTGACGGCTTCGTGGTGGACGTGAGCGAGGGGGAACGCAACCTGCGCCACATCTTCCTCTACACTGACCTCCTGCTGTGCACCAGATTCAAACATGCAACCAGAGG gaaGCAGGACCAGTACAGGTTCTGCTGGTATCTTCCTCTCGCTGGTCTCAAACTGCGCTGGTCCTCAGATCATGAACCGGACACACGCCTCCGCCTACAAGCCATAAGAACCAAGATGTTCGTCCTccggcagcagctgcagcaacaaGCA GGATCCAGAGGCCTGATGGCGGCGGCTCGTACCCGGAAGAAACTGGAGCAAACGGAGCTGATGCTGCTCACACAGTCGCCTCTTTATAGACTGGAGCTGCACAGCCCCAGTGgaaag agTCACAatgtcctcctcccctccttgtATGAGCTTGAAGAATGGAGAGAAGCCGTTCACAAACTCACCACACAGA ACATAGAAACGGTCCCTCCAGACCTGCTCACTCTCACCAGTACATGTGTGAAACTGAGGATGACTCAGCAGCCGCCACTACAGTCCTCCAACCCCG AGAACGAGGCCTCATTGTGTGGGACTCTGAGCGTCGCGGTTCACTCTGCCTGTGGCCTGCAGCAACCGGCCT gtgtgtatgtgtgcctgGAAGTGGACGGCTATGACTTTTATGATAAACAGGCCCAGACGCACTCTTCAGTCCAAAGCATCAACCCACAATGGGACCAG GAGCTGTCGTTCCAGGTGGACGGGGCTCAGAACCTCAGGGTGATCTGTGTGAGTCAGTCTGACAGACAGGACGACGCTGTCCTGGGAAAAACTGCTCTCAAG ctGGAGTCTAAATCCCTGAGTAAGCGATGGAGGAGACAGACGCTGCAGTTCGGCCGAGTGGAGGTGACCGTGTCCCTGAGGTACAGTCCCCACCCGCTGGAGCCGCCCAGCTCCACGGCCCCACACCTCCCCATCTTCTGTGTCCCCATTGAAACCGTGGCGCA ACAGGAGGGGGCGCTGGTTCCCCGTCTGGTGCGGTGctgtgtggaggaggtggagcggaGAGGCTTGGCCGAGGTGGGAATCTACAGGATTTCAGGGAGCGCCAGTGAAATCAACACGCTCAAGGCTGCGTTCGACAGca ATCTGCGTGAAGCTGTAACCAGGCTGAGAAGCATCGAGGTGAACGTGGTCTCTGGTGTTCTCAAGCTGTACCTGAGAGAACTGCCCGAGTCGCTCATACCCACTGAGCTGTTCCACACGCTGGCCAGGACGCTGG ACATCCAGGACATGAACTCGCGTCTCGTCTCCATGCTGTCCCTGCTGCAGTCCTGTCCCGACACCAAGCGCTGCACCTTCCTCTACCTCATGCACCACCTGCAACG AGTGTCCGAGAGGCAACACGTCAACAAGATGTCTCTGCTGAACCTGGCCACAGTGTTTGGTCCCAGCCTGTTACGCCCCCCTGTGGCTGTGAATATCTCCCATCAGGTGGTGGTGCAG gtccAGGTGGTTCACTGCTACCTGCAGTGCAACAACCTCCCTGAAGCCCAGGTCTCTGTGCCACATGACCCTGAagacgatgacgatgacgagACCACCCACACGTGA
- the si:dkey-33c9.6 gene encoding active breakpoint cluster region-related protein isoform X2, with amino-acid sequence MDLYQEAVFYLETQDVPVEPGAAVEAGVLEEDVLQEELVSPLHSQSMDFPAIPKSCSPEEMLERRLVVLKGIVESEEVYLSELEALLTPMKALRASAGTSQPVLSSQQVRTVFYQVPELRDMHQSFYSGLKARLSAHCHTGLGEQRETSHAASDLTVGDLFLKIVNQIGLYGGFIENYEEAVAIVGKCTQSDPRFRTLAESMMSNNTADKARTKHTFEALLYKPLDRVTKTTLVLHDLLKTTPANHTDHVALQEALRLSRSFLSGVNESSQSKREVTLSHGLRRKLMRDGFVVDVSEGERNLRHIFLYTDLLLCTRFKHATRGKQDQYRFCWYLPLAGLKLRWSSDHEPDTRLRLQAIRTKMFVLRQQLQQQAGSRGLMAAARTRKKLEQTELMLLTQSPLYRLELHSPSGKSHNVLLPSLYELEEWREAVHKLTTQNIETVPPDLLTLTSTCVKLRMTQQPPLQSSNPENEASLCGTLSVAVHSACGLQQPACVYVCLEVDGYDFYDKQAQTHSSVQSINPQWDQELSFQVDGAQNLRVICVSQSDRQDDAVLGKTALKLESKSLSKRWRRQTLQFGRVEVTVSLRYSPHPLEPPSSTAPHLPIFCVPIETVAQQEGALVPRLVRCCVEEVERRGLAEVGIYRISGSASEINTLKAAFDSNLREAVTRLRSIEVNVVSGVLKLYLRELPESLIPTELFHTLARTLDIQDMNSRLVSMLSLLQSCPDTKRCTFLYLMHHLQRVSERQHVNKMSLLNLATVFGPSLLRPPVAVNISHQVVVQVQVVHCYLQCNNLPEAQVSVPHDPEDDDDDETTHTPPQTADGLRQLQVT; translated from the exons ATGGACCTCTACCAGGAGGCCGTGTTTTATCTAGAGACACAAGATGTACCAG TGGAGCCTGGTGCTGCAGTGGAGGCTGGTGTCCTGGAGGAGGATGTGctccaggaggagctggtgtcTCCTCTCCATTCACAAAGTATGGACTTCCCTGCCATCCCT AAGTCGTGCAGCCCAGAGGAAATGCTGGAGAGGAGGCTCGTGGTCCTGAAAGGCATCGTGGAGAGTGAGGAGGTGTATCTGAGCGAGCTGGAGGCCCTGCTgacg CCCATGAAGGCTCTGCGGGCCTCGGCTGGGACGTCCCAGCCGGTTCTGTCCAGTCAGCAGGTCCGGACAGTTTTCTACCAGGTGCCCGAGCTCAGAGACATGCACCAAAGCTTCTACTCTGGTCTGAAGGCCCGGCTGAGCGCTCACTGCCACACAGGTCtgggtgagcagagagagacgagCCACGCGGCCTCCGACCTGACTGTGGGGGACCTGTTTCTGAAAATA GTGAACCAGATCGGTCTGTACGGTGGCTTCATAGAAAACTATGAGGAGGCTGTTGCAATTGTTGGAAAGTGCACGCAGTCGGACCCTCGCTTCCGAACTCTGGCCGAG agcatGATGTCGAACAACACTGCAGACAAAGCTCGcaccaaacacacatttgaag CTCTACTGTATAAACCTTTGGACAGAGTCACCAAGACCACACTTGTGCTGCAT GACCTCCTGAAGACGACGCCAGCGAACCATACAGATCACGTAGCTTTACAGGAAGCTCTGAGATTGTCCCGCAGCTTCCTGTCTGGCGTCAATGAGAGTTCACAGTCCAAACGAGAGGTCACCCTCAGTCACGGCTTG AGACGTAAGTTGATGCGTGACGGCTTCGTGGTGGACGTGAGCGAGGGGGAACGCAACCTGCGCCACATCTTCCTCTACACTGACCTCCTGCTGTGCACCAGATTCAAACATGCAACCAGAGG gaaGCAGGACCAGTACAGGTTCTGCTGGTATCTTCCTCTCGCTGGTCTCAAACTGCGCTGGTCCTCAGATCATGAACCGGACACACGCCTCCGCCTACAAGCCATAAGAACCAAGATGTTCGTCCTccggcagcagctgcagcaacaaGCA GGATCCAGAGGCCTGATGGCGGCGGCTCGTACCCGGAAGAAACTGGAGCAAACGGAGCTGATGCTGCTCACACAGTCGCCTCTTTATAGACTGGAGCTGCACAGCCCCAGTGgaaag agTCACAatgtcctcctcccctccttgtATGAGCTTGAAGAATGGAGAGAAGCCGTTCACAAACTCACCACACAGA ACATAGAAACGGTCCCTCCAGACCTGCTCACTCTCACCAGTACATGTGTGAAACTGAGGATGACTCAGCAGCCGCCACTACAGTCCTCCAACCCCG AGAACGAGGCCTCATTGTGTGGGACTCTGAGCGTCGCGGTTCACTCTGCCTGTGGCCTGCAGCAACCGGCCT gtgtgtatgtgtgcctgGAAGTGGACGGCTATGACTTTTATGATAAACAGGCCCAGACGCACTCTTCAGTCCAAAGCATCAACCCACAATGGGACCAG GAGCTGTCGTTCCAGGTGGACGGGGCTCAGAACCTCAGGGTGATCTGTGTGAGTCAGTCTGACAGACAGGACGACGCTGTCCTGGGAAAAACTGCTCTCAAG ctGGAGTCTAAATCCCTGAGTAAGCGATGGAGGAGACAGACGCTGCAGTTCGGCCGAGTGGAGGTGACCGTGTCCCTGAGGTACAGTCCCCACCCGCTGGAGCCGCCCAGCTCCACGGCCCCACACCTCCCCATCTTCTGTGTCCCCATTGAAACCGTGGCGCA ACAGGAGGGGGCGCTGGTTCCCCGTCTGGTGCGGTGctgtgtggaggaggtggagcggaGAGGCTTGGCCGAGGTGGGAATCTACAGGATTTCAGGGAGCGCCAGTGAAATCAACACGCTCAAGGCTGCGTTCGACAGca ATCTGCGTGAAGCTGTAACCAGGCTGAGAAGCATCGAGGTGAACGTGGTCTCTGGTGTTCTCAAGCTGTACCTGAGAGAACTGCCCGAGTCGCTCATACCCACTGAGCTGTTCCACACGCTGGCCAGGACGCTGG ACATCCAGGACATGAACTCGCGTCTCGTCTCCATGCTGTCCCTGCTGCAGTCCTGTCCCGACACCAAGCGCTGCACCTTCCTCTACCTCATGCACCACCTGCAACG AGTGTCCGAGAGGCAACACGTCAACAAGATGTCTCTGCTGAACCTGGCCACAGTGTTTGGTCCCAGCCTGTTACGCCCCCCTGTGGCTGTGAATATCTCCCATCAGGTGGTGGTGCAG gtccAGGTGGTTCACTGCTACCTGCAGTGCAACAACCTCCCTGAAGCCCAGGTCTCTGTGCCACATGACCCTGAagacgatgacgatgacgagACCACCCACAC GCCTCCTCAGACAGCAGATGGACTCCGGCAGCTCCAAGTAACGTGA